The DNA window CCGTAGGCAGTCCGTTGGTGAATATGTATCCAAAAGTTGGTTTAATAAATGATGCAAAGAAGGTGTTTAATGAATCTCCTCTCTAtgttcttatttattttgaaaaattatggaTGAAAGATAAAGGATAGACTAGTTGAGAAATAtagaaataaaagaataataatgaagtggtaatataaaattaaataaaagatataaaattaaataaaagaaaatgtcaCATAAGACATAACAAACGGATGTTTGTTCCGTTAAGGAGAAAGCCTCGTGAAATAAATGTAAGTTCGAGTCCTATATGGCCCATTTATAAGTTCGAGCCATATATGGTTAAAATGATTCAAGTTCGAGCCCATATAGTAATTGAGCCAATAAAAAATACAAGAGTATCACTTTTTCTAACATTGGATGGATTATaggaattatatttgataacttatttcttaattcaaatctttataattttatttaaacgaTAGAAATAGTacttttttgagatttttaaaatatgaaatattttttaagttaaaaataataataaaaaatagacaaATGTATTTGATAACtctatataattctttataactttattagttaatatttgaacaattttatttattattaaaaaaatcatatataattctttataactttattagttaatatttgaaaaattttatttattattaaaaaaatctcttatcaattattattgttaaaatcttCTAGCAATTAAATAAACCCAACTTTATTtgcttatatataatttttgtatcattttataattttcaaaatctcatttattattgtcaaaatctcctttataattttcaaaatctcCTTTTAggaatattttatcattttatttattaatttattaataaaatattatttattttaaaaaatatatattttatcattgtatattaatatttttttaaaaaattaatgaaaaagaaaataactttctcaaaataaaaaattgtaaattttttgtttttaaaaaaatgaatagagAGAATTTAGAAAATGAAATGGATTAGAGAATAACATGTTAAAatctaattggttaaaaaattaataatttttttttctttatagcATGGATAGTATCGaattaattatcttttactttttactttttactttttcttttatccCATTAACATTCATGTTATGTTTAATATGGAAAAAAATCTATCAAATAATGTGTTTATATACCACCAAAGTCACTAAGGGTTTATAATCATCAAaggtttttgttttgttaagcaAGAAAAAactaagtttataaataatattcgtTTGTTTCAATTGTATAACTTCAAAGAAGAAGGAGGATCGAAGAAGAATGGAGTTAGTACTAATTCCATTTCCAGCCACAGGCCATTTGGTATCATTACTGGAGATGGCAAAGCTATTAGTCGACAGAGATACTCGACTTACTGCAAATGTCATCGTCTTCAACATGCCCGATGTCCCTCCCATCGACATCACTTCCATCAAACAATCCATCTCCACCGATCGATTACACCTCATCGAAATCCCCACGAACAAAGGCGATTCAAAGACCCCCACCACATCCTTAACCAATTTTGTCCGAGCTCAGATACCCTTCGTCAAAGACGCCATCGCAACGCACATTACAGGACGCTCTGGATCAGGCCGACTAATCGCATTTCTTTTTGACATGTTCTGTGCTAGCATGATAGATGTCGCCGAACAGGATTACGGCGTTCCTGGCTATATGTTCTTTCCATCTAATGCATCTCTACTTGGACTCTTTAACCATCTACTCACATTAAGCGATAATGGACAGGACATCACCGATTTCGATGGGTCCGACGCCGAATTGGCTGTGCCGGCCTACCCGATTCCATTTCCGGCTAAGGTGCTTCCATGGATAGCATTGGATAAGAATGATGGGTCAGTTGCGTGGTTAGATGTCGTTAGGAATTTGAGAAAGGCAAAGGGGATTGTAGTGAACACGTTCTACGATGTGGAACCGGAAGCAATTGAAGCTATATTGAATGATGAAGGATCCCCACCAATTTACCCAGTTGGTCCGATTCTCAATCTAAGCAAGAGTGTTGGAGATAAACGCGATGATATTGTGCAGTGGTTAGACCAGCAGCCTCCGTCGTCTGTAATATTCCTCTGTTTCGGGAGCATGGGAAGCTTCGAAGATGCCCAGGTGAAACAGATGGCCATAGCCATAGAACGCAGCGGCCATCGATTCCTTTGGTCAGTTAGGCGTCCGCCAACGTCGAGCGGCGGAAAGCCTTGGTTAACCAGTGAATACAATGAGTTGGAGTTGGAAAAGGTTATGCCGGAAGGATTCTTTACCCGGACGGCCGAGATTGGGAAGGTGATCGGTTGGGCTCCTCAGGTGGACGTGCTGGGGCATAAGGCGGTGGGGGGTTTTGTGACGCATTGTGGGTGGAATTCAACAATGGAGAGTTTGTGGTTTGGAGTGCCGACGGCGTCTTGGCCATTGTATGCGGAACAGCAAGCGAATGCGTTTAGGATGATTAAAGTGTTGGACTTGGCGGTGGAGATTAAGATGGATTATAGGAATAATTTTAGTAGGAGTGGAGAGGAGATTGTGGTGGAGGCTGGGATTATTGAAAACGCGTTAAGGCGGTTGATGGATGAAAATAGCGGGGAGAATCAAGATAGGCGGACGAGGGTTAAGGAGATGAGTGAGAAGAGCAGGAAGGCAGTCCAGGAGGGCGGTTCATCGTATTTGTCTTTGGGACGGTTTATTGATGATATTACCAACATTCCCAATCTACTTTAATTCCTTGTTATAGAGTCGATCTTGGTTTTATtgtggtttttatttttaattttaaaaaataccaTTCCATCTAAACTTAATgcatttgaattattttgtctcttttttaattaagtcattctagtaaattttattatgattttcttttaaaattaatcaattattttataataatctttgtctataatatatatatatatatatatatatatatatatatatatataatatatataattaattattaagtgttaatatttttttattttaaaatgctttatctatattaaaaatgaaagaatggTCTAAGCAAACAATATCAAAAACATGACaggaaaaaaacatatttagcAAGTTATCGAGCTTGTAGGATTTGGATTAAGAAATAAGTTCAAATATAGTACTTATAATCCATCAAATGTTAGAAAAAGTGCTACTCTTCTTGTAATTTCAACCTTGAGTTTTAgctttttgaaaataattataaataattaacgtggggttaattttaaataattcaaaaatttgccgttatcaaattacaatttgattttttagaaaatccattgtttaaattaattaaaaataattaatttaaaagattatttatttaatacaaagtcgccaattaacttttttttaaatcaataaaaatgacatacgtatacaaacgtattgaccaAAGTTTTTTTagttcgaagtttggtgatactcgagaaatgGCTTTTGTGTTTCATCTTCTGtacccgtttttaaaacggtctctacttataaatttgacttttcAAAATCGGTTGTgtaacgttttatttttaccgATTATTCTTTCAGTCCTAAGCATACAAGGTTTGTGtgttatttaaagaattgtaaaaacaattatttaaatgttaatccatgttgttgatgataactTAGGGAAGAAAGTACttgaagaacatcagtcatttaaaggaattagggtttaaacataaatctcaaacgagcatatatcaaaatattatttttttggaaatatcccataagtattttgaaatcattttttaattttttgagatttttagaaaatggtttgaggttccaaaattataaaataattttagattttgaaattgAGAACTAAACATACTTTAAGACCATTTTCCTAGGCCTGTGGTTCGTTTTCATCGGTCGGTGTACGAGACCCTCAGTCGGACCTATCAGTCCAAGCTAAGAAGCCCCGGTCGAGgtgttaaggactctcggtccttgacTTGGATAATCCGTCGGGTATAAAAACCATCGGTCGTGGGTTAGCGTTGGGCTAACATTATCGTGCATGGGTTTGGGAATTCTCGATTGAGGTCGAGATTCCATAGTCTTAGGTTGACCTCTCGATCGGATCTCTTAGTCCTGGGTGGAGGCCATCGGTCCTAGGATATCGGTCGGATAtctcggtcctagctgaagaacatcggtcggaccactTAGTTCtcgatgaagaacatcggtcggacctatCAGTCATCAAGCACATCAAAGTTACAGGATTTGTAATTTTGATGTAGGCTTGGATTCTTCGATTCAAAGGCCtgagtagcttcacaaagctccaaggaacatttagaacatcaccataaggtatcaatcgacttgagtgatgatcaatttgttcaaaacagtttgtaaCCAAAAATCGGACTTTTGGTTTTAAAactgttttgaagtgtaaggagttaACCAATAGTTTCCTTATTTAATTGATACAAAAATAAGAACACTATTTGTCCATTtggaccaaatcaagaactcaaataatataaacatactTAAACACACTATGTTACTCAAGCAAAATAAACCTTAGAAAGATAAAGGAAATCTCTAGAGAATTTTAAGGAAGCGCAATCGGCACAGATGGCACAACACGGTACGATCGACATGGCGGCACGATAGGGACATAAACGGAACGATCGACAAAGGCAACATAATATTTTCTTGAGTTAGAAGTTATAAAATCGGCACCGAAATCAGCATCGATCAATGAAAGCACGATCGGCACATGCGacacgacacgatcggcacagaCAACACATTAGGCACAAGCGGCACTGCCCGATCCGATCTGCATGGACGGCATGATACTGTCTAGCGTAGTTCTGTTGTGTAGttgaatttgtttattattttttgtttttttgcttCTTTTTGGGGATCTGTTGGTTGCTGTTTACTGTGTAGTTTACTCTTCAATCAGGCTGGTCTGGGTTGGATGGTTTTTGCTGACTCCTTTGTTGTAATCTACTGCTGTAGATTACTGTTGTTGATTTCTGATGCAAGTCTGTATTGTTGTTGGTTGCTAAGGTATTTGGTTGTTTGCTACGCAAGATGAGCCACGATGAGCCTACGTTCGACCAGCCTCCTCAACCGACCTAAAAGCACAAGGAAAAATAAAAGGAGTCAGGAGAAATAGGATGAAAGGGCTATCACTTCTTTTATCTGTCCGAACGGTCACAACACTTTTGATGCAAATGACGATGCCTTCAATCCAACTGTTGCATCGACCAGTCACATGGATGGTCTATCAACCGGTAGCACCCGTCTCCCGACTCATCTCTCAACAAGCCATGACGTTTCTCCCTAACTGGCTATGTAACCTTCACCCTGACCAACCTGGCTGTTGTCAACCAAACCAGCAACGCTACTCCTTCGATAGGCCATGTCACTACCACCCTGACTAGTCACAATGTTGTTTTTTCCAACCGTGCTCAACTCAGCCACTACGGTATGTCACGACATCCCCACCTGGACCGCTCAAATCGTGGACTATGGGTCGAAATGAAATAGCAAATCTGGAGGGTATTCAGAACCAAATTCTCAAGTCCCTCACCAGTTCCAAAGGCATGAATTTGTCATGACCAGTGAAAGGAGCAATCAAATCATTTACCAATTCAAAATCCAATTCGAGCAAGATTGGAACTCATTCGACATAGCTGAATACGAGGAAATCGTCATGTGGTCGCTTAGTGTCATGTGGGAGTTCTACAAGTGCCCCAAAACATATTCCTACACTACACAATTAAACACAAACCAAACATGACAAACCAATAAGGTTTGGGGTAAAAACGGGACAACTAATGGAGGCAAGCTCATTGTGGATCctaatctaaaaattaaaacactCGAACACCCGCTCCAAATCAAACTCCCCTAGAAATTGAAGAGGAATGCGTCAACTGTAGAGTTTTGATTATTGGAGCGACCTGGTGATGATGTGTATAACAGTTCGTCGATGTACTTCCAAGCGTTGCTGTAGGGATCTTTCTTTGATGATTATCTTAAAAAGATAGCTCTTGGGGAATGCTGTTTTACAGAACTTAACAAAGTATCTGTAAAATTTATGGGGTAAAGATAATTAtaggtattgaaacatcaattcctGTCTATCATGAAtatcaacaaattatttattttagtcatGTACAAATGGCTAAGTTTTAGTAACGTTTCATGTGGGTTACTAATAAGTAACATCTTTAAGGTGATCATATACATATGATCATGAGACTACCAACATATGAGCCTTAGTGAGGAAACTAATAAACTTGTCTATGGGTCTTATGAACAAGTAATGCCTAGGGTGATCGTGTATAGATGATTGTCGTACAGTCAATGTTTATCGTGGGAGTTAACAAACTTGTCGTGATAATTACCCATAGGGGAAGTTGAGAAACgatcatgtataaataattgtggTGCTATCAATAAATAGACTTTCATGTTTTCATGGATTGGGAAGAGAATACTTATTGGAAAATTCATCAaagtacctatcgaaagatagggcTTTCTTGAGTACCTTATTAAGAGATAGGATTTGGTTACCTATCGAATGATAGGGTTTTGTTCGAGGACCTATCAAGGGATAGAGTTTTATtttgatcatgtataaatgatcttGAGGCTCGTCGACAAACGAGATTATTAACAGATCCTGTACAAATGATCTATGTGTTTATTGATAAACAAGGCTTTGATACCTATCGAGGAATATAATTTTTGAGGTACCTATTTGGATAACAGGGCTTTTGCACCTATTCGAGCAATAGGGTTTTGTTATCCATTTGGGCGATAGTGTTATGATACCTATTTGGACGATAGGGTTTGGATACTTGTTCGGGTGATAAGGTTTTAATAAGGATCATGTAAAATTGATCGATGTATTTATTAACAAACAAGGCTTtgtaatttttgtaaattgGAATAATATACCTATTGAtgaataagattttttattagagtgcctatcgagagatagggttttgtaggatacctatcgaaagatagagtTTCGTCagaatcatgtatgaatgaaattgtgtataaatgatatctctacctatcgacaaataaggtttttgcggaatcgtatataaacgatgtctcaacctatcgacaaatagggttttaacAGAATTGTGTACAAATAATGTCTtgacctatcgatagatagagtTTCAGTGAAAtcgtatataaatgatgttGCAAGATGAGATACCTAGTTGGTTTTACAGACAACAACCTAACTAGTAAtacaaaaaataagaaaaaacacaagagggatggtgttttatctcaacgggaatCTGATCACTTCGCAATCTTAGAAGCAATGaactattttttatctttatgtGAGGTGGAGTTTATGGCAGCTATTGCATCGTCGTGTCAAGGACTTTGGCTGAGAAACTTGTTTAGTGAGGTGCTCAGATGCAAGTCGAGGCCCATAACCCTCTATATCGACAATAAGTCTGCAATAACATTAATGAAGAACCTGATGTTTCATGGATGCATCAAACACATGGACACTCAATTCCATTTCATCTGTGAATGCGTCGAGAACCGATAAATCTTTTTAGAGTTCGTAAACACCATAGAACAGCGTGTAAATATTCTCACCAAGGCACTAACAAGAGTCAAATTCGCGGAGATGCATTCAACGCTTCAGATGCGCTCGCGTAGGCAATTGTAACTGAAGGGGCGTGCACACGGACCTCACCAGATAGGCTAACGCACGTTAGCTAGAATGCTAACAGAGCTCCCAATTGCCAACGAAGCTTGACGGAATGCACTACAATCGCCAATGCACATGGAACTACATTGTTTTGGCCGCCATCATCTTCTTCGTCGCGATTGCTGGAGAAGATAAGGATGAAGTACCatcctttaattttctaaaaatggaATACAATTTATAGTCAACAAAATCGTCTGattcaaaagataaaatgttcaccctacttcggtgatTATTTCCACTACAtcaatagggatgaatcatccctattctGACAAGTGGGTTGAAGAAAAAAACCAAAATTCTATGAAAGtacttttggctgattcaatccacttgaGTCATCCAATCGACTTtaggaggctataaatagtctcATTAAACAAATTTGAAGCTAAAAGATCCACTCTCCTACttcaaatcaaaacaaattcGAAATCCGCtattaaagcttcaagctttcaaAATTTTCGAAATCTTTGGATAAAGCTCTAAAGCTTGGATCTAGACACCCCAAAAGCTTCCATAAGGTCTAAAGAGTGTTCTCCATTTGgtatgtgttaggatcgggatcgctcttggaggaccggggtcctACTTCTTAAGGGTGAATGcttacacaacaacacacatAATATtggtaatagtccggttagagactaaaactgcttcttaacactacacaagctgtcacaaacctcttgaaccgggttcaagtgcggaaatggtttgtttcaacttgaagcaataCACACAATTCGGTTTGGAGATTATTTAAGAGATATTAGTTTAAGAAGAAAGCCGATTTGATTTAGGAATGTATTAGTTATCTCGGTTTAGATGTTTCGGTTAGGTTTCAATGAGTAAGCCGGAATAtgaaagtaaataacacgagacatgattttatggatgttcggagtttaatctcctacgtcaccccttcttctcaaacagtgagaaggatattcactacggaatattacacaatcacaacacacaatccgaaCAAGTAAcagctcgtcggttacaccactcataATGATGtaataaaatacttttactCAATGGTAaaatacaaacacaatacacaatACACAAACACTTTCGGGAATTTCAATCACTATTCGAGGTGGTACGTAAGATCTTATGTTGTTGTTACTTCTCTCTTGTATATGCTTTTCGTAGAGATCTCACGCGTATGTTTCTTCGGCACCATTGGCTTCtatatatagagaaaatatgacaacggtcataattttctctcttcgTTTGATTGGTCATTTGAAGCCATGCCGATCCAGTTTAGAGGTTGCGTGCACGCTTTGTTATTTCGGACACTTGACAGTCATGCACTTAGGCCGGTTTGCATTTTTGACACATGGCATACATTCACCAAGTTAGCCGCCTGAATCAGATGTTGCTTGTAGAGTTAGATAAACagtttcatcattgttttcgttgtatgcttctgatccggatcttatcttcttttgtaTTTTTGAGAAATCTCTatatcgtcatattacgtcattttCTCAGATTCaccacttttcatatttttccgttgaacttttatgatcttcaataaGAGTGAGTCAGCCGGATGAATCAACTTTTGCTAGCCGATCCAGTTGAGGAGTTCAGCCGGTTTTATAAACTGTGACCGGATCATTTAGTCATGTACTTCAGCCGGTATGATACAgattgatctgtacctgcacaggAAGATTGAGGTTGATTAAGTTTTttggccggttaaaattaatctacttaatttttctaacaatttctccctttttgattatttagaataaatattcaaaacttgtgaTGTATGGccgatttaaaaattaacttccttaatttttctaacaatttctccctttttgattatttagaataaataattgtttggaTAATGTTTGATACATCTcggtcatgtttgatcaaaattaaaattttcaaaataattgtaatatttgagtttattttagaaatgacttacgccattaattaaaaagacccgAAAAGGGTAAAAGGAGTACAAGAGTTGAAATCACGATGATCATGATGAATCCATAGTTGACTTATGAAAAACACACGGACATGAAATCAAAATACAAAAGTGAAGAATGAAACTAGCattaaattaactaaaacaAGACGATAGGGGCCTTGTGGGTTGCACATGAAGTGACCGACGACAACTCGCTTCCAATCGTTGACGCATTCCTCTTCAATTTCTAGGGGGAGTTTGATTTGGAGCGGGTGTTCGagtgttttaatttttagacTAGGATCCACATTGAGCTTGCCTCCATTAGTTGTCCCATTTTTGCCCCAAACCTTATTGGTTTGTCATGTTCGGTTTGCGTTTGTTTGTGTAGTGTAGGCATAGGTTTGAGGGCACTTGTAGAACTCCCATATGACACTAAGCGACCACATAACGATTTCCTCGTATTCGGCTATGTCGAATGAGTTCCAATCTTGCtcgaatttgattttaaattggtAAATGATTTGATTGCTCCTTTCATTTGTCATGACAAGTTCATGCCTTTGGAACTGGGTGAGGGACTTGAGAATTTGGTTCTGAATACCCTCCAGATTTGCTATTTCATTTTGACCCATAGTCCACGATTTGAGCGGTCGGGGTGGGGATGTCGTGATATGCAGTAGTGGCTGAGTTGAGCCCGATTAGAAAAACAGCATTGTGACTGGTTAGGGTGGTAGTGACATGGCCTATCGAAGGAGTAATTTTGCTGGTTTGGTTGACAGCAGCCAGGTCGGTCAGGGTGTATGCTACATGGCCGGTTAGGGAGAAACGTCATGGATGGTTGAGAGATGAGTCGGGAGACGGACGCGACCGGTTGATAGACCATCCATGTGACTGGTCGATGCAACAGTTGGATTGAAGTCATCGTCATCGGCATCAACAGTGTTGTGACTATTCACACAGCTAAAAGAAGTGATAGCCTTTTCAGCCAATTTCTCCTGACTACTTTTATTTTTCCTTGTGCTTTTAGGTCAGTTGAGGAGGCTGGTCGAGCGTAGGCTCATCGTGGCTCATCTTGCGCAGAAGACAACCAAATGCCTTAGCAAC is part of the Impatiens glandulifera chromosome 1, dImpGla2.1, whole genome shotgun sequence genome and encodes:
- the LOC124926475 gene encoding anthocyanidin 3-O-glucosyltransferase 2-like gives rise to the protein MELVLIPFPATGHLVSLLEMAKLLVDRDTRLTANVIVFNMPDVPPIDITSIKQSISTDRLHLIEIPTNKGDSKTPTTSLTNFVRAQIPFVKDAIATHITGRSGSGRLIAFLFDMFCASMIDVAEQDYGVPGYMFFPSNASLLGLFNHLLTLSDNGQDITDFDGSDAELAVPAYPIPFPAKVLPWIALDKNDGSVAWLDVVRNLRKAKGIVVNTFYDVEPEAIEAILNDEGSPPIYPVGPILNLSKSVGDKRDDIVQWLDQQPPSSVIFLCFGSMGSFEDAQVKQMAIAIERSGHRFLWSVRRPPTSSGGKPWLTSEYNELELEKVMPEGFFTRTAEIGKVIGWAPQVDVLGHKAVGGFVTHCGWNSTMESLWFGVPTASWPLYAEQQANAFRMIKVLDLAVEIKMDYRNNFSRSGEEIVVEAGIIENALRRLMDENSGENQDRRTRVKEMSEKSRKAVQEGGSSYLSLGRFIDDITNIPNLL